The stretch of DNA TTGGCATACAATATTTGTCTCCAAACAATCATAGTAAGCCAGTAGTCAATCTGTCATATCATCACTTCAGTTATGGTGGCAAGGAAGTCACACCATAgaaattaattattaaataGAACATTTCAAACTAAATACGAAGAATTGTCTCACAGAAATGTGCAAAATGTATTGCCTAAAAGCTGCACAACTACCAGATTTTGTTGACTTGTACACCAACTTTGCAATGGTTAAAATTATAAAGACAATAAAATAATATTTGACAAGTTGCTAATGCTATTGAGAAAATAGTGAGAACAGATGAATCATATAAGACCACATGGTACAACTTCATGGTTCATCTTCTAGTTTAGAGACCACAGGAATTAGCGAACTTGACCTTTAATGAGGCAAGCTCGAGTCAGATAAGCAGACGATTTCACTTTTTTCTATGACAGGCATGGTAAATATCACAAATCAGTTCGACATAGAAGAGAATATGTTAAATCTGCAAACGAGTTCGGATTAAAAATGATTATGTAAGCATGATAATTAAAAACGAGCACTTACCTTTAGTCCATAGGAAGTGAACATTGAACTGGGAGGCGCAGTAGGCATCACATCCATTTGACCAAAAGTTGAATTCATTGACAAAGGGGATGAAGGTGAATATGAAACATTCTGTGGTTTTGTCCACTGATCAGAGTCTTGTGAAATTTTTGATAATGCGGCTTTAAGCCGAGCTGAATACAGCACAGCCATTCATAAGGGCAATTGAAAAGGTAATCATGTATATATATGAAGTGATAGTCAAGAAACGTGTCCATGAAAACTTTTTGTTTAACTCTAAATTCTTACATGATTGATGATCTGGTAAAGGCTTGCTGCTTTGACTCCTGTCTTGGTGCCCAAATGTCTCATATATGTAATGATAAAGGATGCCAAACAGTTGAGAGATACCCTGAAAATTTTGTCGAGCATGAATAGAGATATACCACAAATGTCTTCCACTTGCAGTTGGCCACATGGCAAACCTACTGATGCTGAATGGCAAAACTAACCTTAAAAAGATCAATATTGACAATGTCCAGCTTTTGCATTAGCCTGGCATATTTGTCCATCATCCTGTTACCAGTAGCAATTTATCTTAGGAAGTGATGCATAGAAACATTCTTAGGTTAACAAAAGCATTTAATACCTTAGTAGAGAAAGTGACGAGCCTGTCTGCGATGAAATGTCTCCATCTTTCCAATGTGAAGAATTGCCTTTTACAATTTTCGTTTTCGGTATCCTACTAGGCAACTGACTATCTTCATCAATGAAATCCGCTAGAAGGTCTTCATTCTCCTCATCCAGAGATGAATTATTTCCATTGCCATGATTATTGTTAACTGATGAGTTGAAAAGCACATTGTACTTTGGGGATTCGGCAGAGCCATTTTCCAGCTTAATAGAAAATGGATTTTCAATCTTAAGCCAAGAAGCAAATCCAAGCCTTTGCTTCCCTGAATTGGCTGTAGTTGAATTCCCATGGAAAGAATTCATTGGCAACTTGGAACTTCTACTGGTAGGAGAGCACAGTGCAGCACCATCACCAGTTAGGCCAGCTAAACTAATTATCTGCGAAGCTTCAGCAGACATTATTGTCCAAGATTCCTTTTCCAGTACCATCTTAAGAGCCTGCCAGAAGAATGATGAAACATGGTAAGTTAAAAAAGTTATATGCAAATGACACAATGACTCACTACGTGAAGAACACTAACGGTTTGCAATTTCCATCTCTGCACTTAAGTCCGAAAGGTCTAGAATAAAGTATAGTACTGACTAGAGGGACACATGCATTACCAGCAAATAGGCATTGCCTTTTATTCTCCTATTTTTATCCAGAACTACGTTAAAACGCTATTATTTATGTATTTTCTTACAGATTGTAATGTGGATGTAATGATAAAGTACATATCAATTGCAAACAGAATCAACTACAACAAATGGATTGCATCACCTCATGCACAGAATCAACCACAACATATGAATCCTGAAATGCCAATGGAAGAAATAAGAAGTCCGAAAATGTTCCTACAAACTACAAACGCCTCATGCACTGCACATGCTTTTAATGTTATGACTACAGTTACACTAATGCTTAAGTTGAATACAAGTTATTTGACGTACATATATATTTTGCCAGTGAAAAGACACCACGTAGTTCAAACAGACAGTCTTCAACTTCTGGCGGAACTCACTAGCTTCAAACCCGCAAAATGCTTCACCAGCCAAAATGAAAATGGTAAGATCTTCATAGTTTTTCAGGAATTGGTATATACTAGTTGAACAAACAGCCGAACTAGATAGTAAAACAGATAAGCGACTTGTTGCCAGCTGCCaaagatttcttcttcctctttgaAACGTTTGTGCAACAAGTTTTGTAGCATCTGTCCTCAGCTGATAGAATGGAGAATCCGTTCCTGATGTACTAGCATCAGGATTGCTGACCTCGGATGATGATGCTCTGTCACTTTTTTCAGCTGCGGAACCATCCTGAATGACTGCTGCACTTGAATGACCCCTTCCTGAATCGACTAAAATTTCATCACTATTCTGAGATGTGTCATTCTTGTCTGCTAGATCTGGGCCCTTGGACTCAATATTCTGAATTGGAAAcaaataaatcatgaataagaGCAACAACAACCTGTTATTTAAAATTAGACTAAGCATATATTGCATCAGACCCACATATATATAGATTATTGGATCTTAAGATAGGTGCAATTACCTTAAATTTATTTCATACTGAAAACAGAAAAATATTCATCATATATTCAATCTATAATtcaacaaaaaaatatatagaacAGTTGCCAAGCTCCAACTCCACATATATAAGACAGTTTAAAAATGATAGCATTTGACATCAAAATGTGTCGTTTTAGGATTCCTAGCGGTCAAACTTTTCAAGCTTTGACCATCAATATATAAAGAATTATGTAGTTTGATTAAGTAAGATAGGTGCTAGATTCATCATGAAAAGTACTTAATAATTTCTAatcatttttatttaaaattttacatttttcaAACAAATTGCTAGTCAAAATGTCACCTTGTACATCATGTGGATGTCCTAAGCATCATATATTTTGAATCAGAGGGATATAAGAAGGTTAATCAGCTGTAAGCATCTGATTGGTTCAAATATATCTCAACTGCTTTGGCTTTCCAATTTGACTCTAGTCTGTGTTCAGTGAAGCAGAAACATAAATTTTGTAGTTTCTCATATTGGTTTACTTTGAAGTGCTGAGCCTTGGCAGCATTTGCCACTCAGTCCATAACTATTAATCACAGATATATGGAGAAGATTTCAACAATAAAAGTGAAGGCAAAACAATAAATTTTACCTTATCTCCTTGGGAAAAGCTCATAATAGCATAATATGAGCACATCAATGAAAATAAGGTCTCAAGGGTTCTCAACAAGCAGGGGCGAAGTTTGGGCTCAGGAACTTGAACGCAAAGATCACTATATGTAAACCTGcagtgaaaaaaaaagtttggttaAGTAGGTGCTTGGAGAAACCTGAATGCTCTTTGATTCTATAAGGCAAGCCGGTTTATATGTagaattcaccccccccccccaccccccaaaaAAAGGGCCTTATGTATGTTTCAAAAAACTGGGGGTGTATCAGTATCGCAGGATCTCTTCCTGACCTGTTTCTAGTGTCTGTTCCAAACTTTTCGAATGTTTGGGGAAAATACAAACCAAACTTAAATCATTGGGGGGCCAAAAATAATGTGCCacacaggaaaaaaaaagaaattagtcCCCCACTGATAAAAGTCAACTATGAAACTGACTCACAGAGTACTAACCATATCTGTATTCCATACAACATCCAAATCATTATAATTCTATTTTAAGCTTAAAATGCAGCCAAAAGAACCAAAGACAAGGGGCTGAATACAGACCTATTTCTCTGCGTATTATTTCCAACCTCCTGCAATTACTTCACAATTAGAAAACTGAGAGCATAACATATTGAGACATTGGTATGGGCAATCATAAGAATGGTAAAACAAGATGGAGCATGCTGATAAAGAAAATTTAATACCTCTTCTAACATTTCTTTCAGGACACAATGTGTCCGAGAGAGTACTTCCTGCAAGAAGAAACTTTGCATCTTTTCAGCCATGCCACTGACATCACCCATCAGTGCGTATGCATCAACAGCCTATATCCATAAATAATGTTATTCTAGCAACCATGTCAATTCAATAACCCATGAAAAACAATCTTGAGGACACTCACAGTCAGATAGCTCTCTTCATTGAAAATCTGACAAACACCAAGTAAATGGGTGTCCACCTTTTGGATCGTTCGAGCTAACCATGCCTGCAATGTAGTCACAGCAGAAATATCATCACAAGGATAAACATGCATCAGATCATCAGAAATGAACAATGTGGATAACTAGCTCAAATTTGAAGGTGCAGAAGTTTTTTTCTCTGTTTGAATATCTACATCTATACTACTGTACAAAAAATGAATTGGCAGTGCTGGTGTGTCTTCCATCCCACCACTCCAACAGGTGGGACCAGGCAGTCAGCATTTTCCTCATGCTTGTCGTTCCCCATTCCATAGCTACCATGACCTCCCGTTTACCCTTCCAATGGGACGATGTAATGGTAGCATGGGCTAATTGCTGCAGTCTCTGAAGAAGTTGAGAGGACTGGAGAGATGGAGAGGGCGAGGGAAATTGATTTTTCTTCCACCGATGCAAGATTGGCCAGCACGAAGGGTCTATGGAGGCAGCAACGCTACCTGTGGAGAAGAAGTAGCGAGAACAAGGAAGAGGAGGTAGCACTGTGCCATTGTGACATGAGAGGAGAACTGGAGCAGGGGTACAAAGATGGGTCAGGAAATGCAGCctgttttatttttctcttttgttttttGAGCCTGTGATAGACCGTCTATTTAACATAAACCTCCCAGAGACCCAGACTTGCACAAAAGCTGCTTAAAAAATAACAGCACAAGGCCTGGATGCTATCTCACTACAACTGGATAACGTTAGCTACCTTATCTCTTATTTAACACCTATGCAATAAATGACCATATAGAGCAGGAGAACCAAAGATATTGATAAAAGTAATTTAGGTAGTTATACATGATTTATGATCTTACTGTGTTCATACACACTATGACATATATGAATGTTTCTGTTACCATAGTAATGCACTGATAAACAACTAGCTAATGGTAAGCATACGGTGTATTGGATGTTCCATGGCAAAGCATGGGCAGTTAACTAGTACCAACAGAAATTCAGATAGACTTAAGACAGCCTACACTTTTGAAATTGAAGGAGATAAACTGGTTATAGGAGGTGAGCAAAGAAAAAGATAACCACCTCGATCCATCGTCCCATTTCTTGTACAGCAGAAAGTCCTGAATAATTCTCCAAAATTTGCAAATACTCAGGCACTAATTGGAATGCCTGCAAACATCAGTAAGATATCATTAGAAACCTAACATAACTATCCCTTGTTCAAGTCAAAAGCAGCAAACCCATATTCCTATATATGATTTATGAGTTTGAAATATCATGGTAAGATTGAAATCAACAGCTGCCTGTATCACCTTAAAGTAAAGAAGTATAATAATGaagcaaggaaaaaaaaacaatagccAAAATAAACTCACCTGAAAGTAATTTTCTTTATCAACAAAAGTTTCAAGTTCCATCTGCATGTCTAGTGCATGACGAAGCTCTGTAAGAATAGGAAGAACATCCTGCATTATGCAAAAACTAAACCTTTTTATTTACTCCAATTCAATGTGCCTAGAAGTAGTGAtactggaagaaaaaaaaacatttcaatTTACTGTGTCACTATGTTCTGGTCTACAAGGAAGGGTTTGGGACCAGCCACAAAGCTTACAAGTAAAATGCTGCAAATTAACAATATATAAGAGCAAGCACCTACCAGCAAAGCTTGTTTCTTCTTTGATTTTACATTGACAACCAGATCCCTTGACACTTCATTCTTTGAAGAGGTTATATGCCTTCGTCCATTCTGAAAATTGATCTAATTGTAAGGCCTAGAGCCCTAGATATCCAAAGGTACCAAACAAGCCAGAAAGGACAAAGTTTCATGAGATATTACCATGCATATAACATTTGCAACCTTTAAGTCTTGTTCTAGTTCCATCACTAATTGCATCCCCTTCACTGGCCAAAACTAAATATCAGTAATCTGAAATGTCCTTAAAAGGTACTCATCAAAGGTCAAATTTTAGTGGCATAACTGGGGAAAAA from Panicum virgatum strain AP13 chromosome 9K, P.virgatum_v5, whole genome shotgun sequence encodes:
- the LOC120651790 gene encoding syndetin-like isoform X2, with protein sequence MRRDAPPPPTAPSASSSSSSSPLFGGGGDQLFESGPSPLVFLPLLLIQGGGMDLSRVGEKLLSSVRSARSLGIIPPIPAALSPRPEVPERAAAAAAAARAIAGLPPHERINLPSNSEDLVSIYGSNPQGEPVEELEEVFYEEEFDPIKYILQSIPEEGGDATYFDKQSTLRLAQLDKIAERLSHHVMGHHEEMVKGMQLVMELEQDLKVANVICMNGRRHITSSKNEVSRDLVVNVKSKKKQALLDVLPILTELRHALDMQMELETFVDKENYFQAFQLVPEYLQILENYSGLSAVQEMGRWIEAWLARTIQKVDTHLLGVCQIFNEESYLTAVDAYALMGDVSGMAEKMQSFFLQEVLSRTHCVLKEMLEEEVGNNTQRNRFTYSDLCVQVPEPKLRPCLLRTLETLFSLMCSYYAIMSFSQGDKNIESKGPDLADKNDTSQNSDEILVDSGRGHSSAAVIQDGSAAEKSDRASSSEVSNPDASTSGTDSPFYQLRTDATKLVAQTFQRGRRNLWQLATSRLSVLLSSSAVCSTSIYQFLKNYEDLTIFILAGEAFCGFEASEFRQKLKTVCLNYVVSFHWQNIYALKMVLEKESWTIMSAEASQIISLAGLTGDGAALCSPTSRSSKLPMNSFHGNSTTANSGKQRLGFASWLKIENPFSIKLENGSAESPKYNVLFNSSVNNNHGNGNNSSLDEENEDLLADFIDEDSQLPSRIPKTKIVKGNSSHWKDGDISSQTGSSLSLLRMMDKYARLMQKLDIVNIDLFKGISQLFGILYHYIYETFGHQDRSQSSKPLPDHQSSRLKAALSKISQDSDQWTKPQNVSYSPSSPLSMNSTFGQMDVMPTAPPSSMFTSYGLKERCAAAETVSLVARVLNRSKAHLHSVLSKNNTSAVEEFYRVLVDSVPDLTEHIHRMSARMLLHIDGYPEKIANAKWEVKELGIEHNGYVDLLLGEFKHYKTRLDHGGISKELQHLLMEYGIESIAEVLVEGLSRVKRCTDEGRALMSLDLQVLINGLQHIVSANVRPKLQTVDTFIKAYYLPETEYVHWARSHPEYSKSQVVGLVNLVATMKGWKRKTRLETVEKIEAAP
- the LOC120651790 gene encoding syndetin-like isoform X1, yielding MRRDAPPPPTAPSASSSSSSSPLFGGGGDQLFESGPSPLVFLPLLLIQGGGMDLSRVGEKLLSSVRSARSLGIIPPIPAALSPRPEVPERAAAAAAAARAIAGLPPHERINLPSNSEDLVSIYGSNPQGEPVEELEEVFYEEEFDPIKYILQSIPEEGGDATYFDKQSTLRLAQLDKIAERLSHHVMGHHEEMVKGMQLVMELEQDLKVANVICMNGRRHITSSKNEVSRDLVVNVKSKKKQALLDVLPILTELRHALDMQMELETFVDKENYFQAFQLVPEYLQILENYSGLSAVQEMGRWIEAWLARTIQKVDTHLLGVCQIFNEESYLTAVDAYALMGDVSGMAEKMQSFFLQEVLSRTHCVLKEMLEEEVGNNTQRNRFTYSDLCVQVPEPKLRPCLLRTLETLFSLMCSYYAIMSFSQGDKNIESKGPDLADKNDTSQNSDEILVDSGRGHSSAAVIQDGSAAEKSDRASSSEVSNPDASTSGTDSPFYQLRTDATKLVAQTFQRGRRNLWQLATSRLSVLLSSSAVCSTSIYQFLKNYEDLTIFILAGEAFCGFEASEFRQKLKTVCLNYVVSFHWQNIYALKMVLEKESWTIMSAEASQIISLAGLTGDGAALCSPTSRSSKLPMNSFHGNSTTANSGKQRLGFASWLKIENPFSIKLENGSAESPKYNVLFNSSVNNNHGNGNNSSLDEENEDLLADFIDEDSQLPSRIPKTKIVKGNSSHWKDGDISSQTGSSLSLLRMMDKYARLMQKLDIVNIDLFKGISQLFGILYHYIYETFGHQDRSQSSKPLPDHQSSRLKAALSKISQDSDQWTKPQNVSYSPSSPLSMNSTFGQMDVMPTAPPSSMFTSYGLKERCAAAETVSLVARVLNRSKAHLHSVLSKNNTSAVEEFYRVLVDSVPDLTEHIHRMSARMLLHIDGYPEKIANAKWEVKELGIEHNGYVDLLLGEFKHYKTRLDHGGISKELQHLLMEYGIESIAEVLVEGLSRVKRCTDEGRALMSLDLQVLINGLQHIVSANVRPKLQTVDTFIKSHAPICNSTPTTKAYYLPETEYVHWARSHPEYSKSQVVGLVNLVATMKGWKRKTRLETVEKIEAAP
- the LOC120651790 gene encoding syndetin-like isoform X3 → MLWATTKKWGMQLVMELEQDLKVANVICMNGRRHITSSKNEVSRDLVVNVKSKKKQALLDVLPILTELRHALDMQMELETFVDKENYFQAFQLVPEYLQILENYSGLSAVQEMGRWIEAWLARTIQKVDTHLLGVCQIFNEESYLTAVDAYALMGDVSGMAEKMQSFFLQEVLSRTHCVLKEMLEEEVGNNTQRNRFTYSDLCVQVPEPKLRPCLLRTLETLFSLMCSYYAIMSFSQGDKNIESKGPDLADKNDTSQNSDEILVDSGRGHSSAAVIQDGSAAEKSDRASSSEVSNPDASTSGTDSPFYQLRTDATKLVAQTFQRGRRNLWQLATSRLSVLLSSSAVCSTSIYQFLKNYEDLTIFILAGEAFCGFEASEFRQKLKTVCLNYVVSFHWQNIYALKMVLEKESWTIMSAEASQIISLAGLTGDGAALCSPTSRSSKLPMNSFHGNSTTANSGKQRLGFASWLKIENPFSIKLENGSAESPKYNVLFNSSVNNNHGNGNNSSLDEENEDLLADFIDEDSQLPSRIPKTKIVKGNSSHWKDGDISSQTGSSLSLLRMMDKYARLMQKLDIVNIDLFKGISQLFGILYHYIYETFGHQDRSQSSKPLPDHQSSRLKAALSKISQDSDQWTKPQNVSYSPSSPLSMNSTFGQMDVMPTAPPSSMFTSYGLKERCAAAETVSLVARVLNRSKAHLHSVLSKNNTSAVEEFYRVLVDSVPDLTEHIHRMSARMLLHIDGYPEKIANAKWEVKELGIEHNGYVDLLLGEFKHYKTRLDHGGISKELQHLLMEYGIESIAEVLVEGLSRVKRCTDEGRALMSLDLQVLINGLQHIVSANVRPKLQTVDTFIKSHAPICNSTPTTKAYYLPETEYVHWARSHPEYSKSQVVGLVNLVATMKGWKRKTRLETVEKIEAAP